Part of the Coriobacteriia bacterium genome is shown below.
AACGTACGCGGTCGCGATGCCGGTCTCGAGAGTCGGCGAGAACGTACCGCTCGCTACCTTACCCACCTCGACACCGCCATGCAACACGGGGAATCCATGTCGGGGAATCCCACCGACAACGGAGAGGAAGACGAGTCTGCGCTCGGGGCCCTCGTCCCGGATGCGTTGAACCGCGCCGTGACCGACGAAGTCCCCTTTGTCCTTGGCCACGACCCAGCCGAGTCCGGCGGATATCGGATCCACTCCCCGGTCCATATCGCTGCCATACAAGTGGTAGCCCATCTCCAGCCTCAAGGTATCGCGCGCACCAAGACCGCAGGGCGTTACCTCGGAGAATGACAGGAGCAGGCGCCATACAACCGGGGCGTCAGAGGAACGACAGACGATCTCGACGCCGTCCTCGCCGGTGTATCCCGTCCGGGCGATCAGACACGGAACGGCTCCGTCAAGAAGGCCCTCGCCGATACAGAAGCGATCCGGGGCGATCCAGTCCGGCCCCACAAGCTCAGAGACGATACGTAGAGCCTCAGGTCCCTGGAGCGCGATGAGCGCGGTGCGGTCCGACTCGTCGACCAGCTCGACGTCGTCGGGGGCCTGGCGCTTGAGAAAGTCGAAATCCTGCTCACGGTTCGAGGCGTTCGCGATGATGAAGTACTCGAGGTCACCGGAGTGGTAGACGATCAGATCGTCGAGTATTGCGCCCTGCTCATCCAGCAGCAGCGTGTACTGCGCCTGCCCGATCTCTGAAATCTTGCGAAGGTCGTTGGTGAGCGCCCTTTGAAGAAACTCGAACGCTCCGAATCCGAATACCCGGAACTCGGCCATGTGCGAGA
Proteins encoded:
- the gcvT gene encoding glycine cleavage system aminomethyltransferase GcvT, whose product is MSGVQRSDRGLKRTSLYEEHLALGARMVPFAGFEMPVQYAGIIEEHRAVRSRAGIFDVSHMAEFRVFGFGAFEFLQRALTNDLRKISEIGQAQYTLLLDEQGAILDDLIVYHSGDLEYFIIANASNREQDFDFLKRQAPDDVELVDESDRTALIALQGPEALRIVSELVGPDWIAPDRFCIGEGLLDGAVPCLIARTGYTGEDGVEIVCRSSDAPVVWRLLLSFSEVTPCGLGARDTLRLEMGYHLYGSDMDRGVDPISAGLGWVVAKDKGDFVGHGAVQRIRDEGPERRLVFLSVVGGIPRHGFPVLHGGVEVGKVASGTFSPTLETGIATAYVPAGLSSLGTTFEVAIRAKKASATAVKPPFVTSTSLSGVQTP